The DNA window TCCGCGTCCCACGCCCAGATGCCGACCGGGCCGCCGACGGACGCGTTGAACTTGCCGTTATACGACGCGACGGATTGCTCGATCAGGCCCAATTGCGCATCCGACAGGATAATGCCGCTGCCCGTGTGCTTCGGGGTGAAGCCAATGATGCCGTAGTTATCGTTGACGGTTGCCCGGCGAATGGTGACGTTGGCATTGGCGTACTGCGTGCTGGTGGGGTTCCAGGCACCGTAGACCTCGATACCGCCACGCTCGTTGTGATGGACGCTGACGTCTTCGATCAAGACGTCGGCGTAGCCGCTCTTATCGACCGTGCCGCCGATGCGGATGCCCCAGCCGCCGGTGGCGACCGCTTCGCCGCGCTTGGGCTTGACGACGGTCGAGCCGAAGTCGCTGACGTCCAGGTTCTTGAGCGTAATGCTATTGAGCTTGATGCTGCCGGGCAGGGTGTTCACGAAGCTGACGCCGTCCCCGCCGGGGTTGGTCGTGTAGTTGCCGCCGTCGAGGATCAGGTCCTGGAGGACGACGTACTGGATGTTGGTCGCGGTGACGCCGGAGCCGGAAGCATTGAGAAGAGTTGCCCGTGCGGGACCGGTGCCTGGCGTTGGGTCGAACGAACCGATAACGACCGGCGCACCCGCCTCGCCCGAATCAGCCGCGTTCAACACCAACGGCCCGCCGAACGTTTCGTCTGCCGAGAACAGCAGCTGATCGCCGGCGGCCAAGTCCAGTGCGTTGACGTCAGCCGGCGCGACCCGGGCACCGCTCTGCGGAACGTAGCCCGCATCTGCCGTAACGAAGTAAGAAGTTGACAGCAGCTTGCGAGCTTCGAGCGTTTCCACGACGGAGCGG is part of the Humisphaera borealis genome and encodes:
- a CDS encoding right-handed parallel beta-helix repeat-containing protein; protein product: MTIQRRSVVETLEARKLLSTSYFVTADAGYVPQSGARVAPADVNALDLAAGDQLLFSADETFGGPLVLNAADSGEAGAPVVIGSFDPTPGTGPARATLLNASGSGVTATNIQYVVLQDLILDGGNYTTNPGGDGVSFVNTLPGSIKLNSITLKNLDVSDFGSTVVKPKRGEAVATGGWGIRIGGTVDKSGYADVLIEDVSVHHNERGGIEVYGAWNPTSTQYANANVTIRRATVNDNYGIIGFTPKHTGSGIILSDAQLGLIEQSVASYNGKFNASVGGPVGIWAWDADQITIQRNESHHNQTGSTADGGGFDLDGGVTNSVMQYNYSHDNDGAGYGVFQFSGARPFGNNAIRYNISANDGRKNGYGGITMWNGASSPMNTDIHNNTVYMSAATSGTPRAVYVMSPTVNIRVRNNVFQTTPGVRTLEIVGKQTGLVFQGNAYYAGGGSLSIKDFTTTYTTVSAWRTKSGQEKLGTVNTDLSGDPGLTSVTVPTFNNASTLLNDLLGMSSFRLSSTSAARNAGVAITGTYYGPPLTGLDFFDGLSPDGAWSIGADDAA